Proteins encoded together in one Hymenobacter monticola window:
- a CDS encoding glycoside hydrolase family 43 protein translates to MKTAFYFLLLSFLVSAALVGQAQNPIIQTKFTADPAPMVYRDTVFLYTSHDEDDATGFKMYNWLLYTSTDMVNWTDHGQVASTKSFSWSPQNGAWAPQCIARNGKFYLYCPIHVKGIGVLVSDSPYGPFTDPLGKPLIQNSMDDIDPTVYIDDDGQAYLYWGNPNLYYVKLNEDMISYSGNIVKSPTKPKDYQEGPWFYKRKDKYYVAYASTCCPEGIGYSMSSSPTGPWNYTGTLMDHNPKSNGNHPGIIDYKGNSYLFGFNYAISKALSPTHTERRSVCVAKLTYNPDGTIQQLPFWSEEGVERVATLNPYKRTEAETIALSQGLKTSKGPNGVYVTSIDNGDYIKVKGVDFEKGTKEFTASVASASANSAIEIHLDSPTGDLLGTLKVKNTGTLGSWMVQSCKVSRKSGIHDVYFVFKGAGNNTLRFDWWQFTQ, encoded by the coding sequence ATGAAAACAGCCTTCTATTTCTTACTTCTCTCCTTCCTGGTCTCGGCCGCCTTGGTCGGCCAGGCCCAGAATCCCATCATCCAAACCAAGTTCACGGCCGACCCGGCGCCGATGGTGTACCGGGACACTGTGTTTCTGTACACCAGCCACGACGAGGACGATGCCACTGGTTTTAAGATGTACAACTGGCTGCTGTATACCTCCACCGATATGGTGAATTGGACCGACCACGGCCAGGTCGCCTCCACCAAAAGCTTTAGCTGGTCGCCGCAGAATGGTGCGTGGGCGCCGCAGTGCATCGCGCGCAACGGCAAGTTTTACCTGTATTGCCCCATCCACGTCAAGGGCATCGGCGTGCTGGTATCGGATAGCCCCTACGGCCCTTTTACCGACCCGCTAGGGAAGCCACTGATTCAGAATAGTATGGACGATATTGACCCGACCGTCTACATCGACGACGATGGCCAGGCTTACCTGTATTGGGGCAATCCGAACCTGTACTACGTCAAGCTGAACGAGGATATGATTTCCTATTCAGGCAACATTGTCAAATCGCCTACCAAGCCGAAGGATTACCAGGAGGGCCCGTGGTTTTACAAGCGCAAAGACAAGTACTACGTGGCGTATGCCTCGACCTGCTGCCCCGAGGGCATCGGCTACAGCATGAGCAGCAGCCCCACGGGCCCCTGGAACTACACCGGCACGCTCATGGACCACAATCCTAAGTCCAACGGCAATCACCCGGGCATCATCGACTACAAGGGCAATTCCTACCTGTTTGGCTTCAACTACGCCATTTCCAAAGCCCTGTCGCCGACGCACACCGAGCGGCGCTCCGTGTGCGTGGCCAAGCTGACCTACAATCCTGATGGTACCATTCAGCAGCTGCCGTTTTGGTCGGAAGAGGGCGTAGAGCGCGTGGCAACCTTGAACCCCTATAAGCGCACTGAGGCGGAAACCATTGCCTTGAGCCAGGGCCTGAAAACCAGCAAAGGCCCTAACGGCGTGTACGTAACGAGCATAGACAACGGCGATTACATCAAAGTCAAAGGCGTTGATTTTGAGAAGGGAACCAAGGAGTTCACGGCTTCGGTAGCCAGTGCTTCTGCCAATTCAGCCATTGAAATACACCTGGACAGCCCCACGGGAGATTTGCTGGGGACCTTGAAAGTGAAGAACACCGGTACGCTGGGAAGCTGGATGGTGCAGTCGTGCAAAGTCAGCCGGAAGAGTGGTATCCACGACGTGTACTTTGTCTTCAAAGGGGCCGGTAACAACACGCTCCGATTCGACTGGTGGCAGTTTACTCAATAG
- a CDS encoding alpha-glucuronidase, which produces MKKLLLSICLLGTVARLRAEDGHQLWLRPHATTPVTVVAPITPSAVLATAKRELQQNWQGKAGATVTLTLKKDKAIKYDGFRLSAQGVQASTERGLLYGAFELLRRQQTGQPVADEVSNPSYELRLLNHWDNPDGSVERGYAGNSIFWRKDSALVVTKRDQKLWQEYARANASIGINSSVLNNVNASPMILSPEYLGRVKAIADVLRPYGVKTYLSIKFSSPVLLGGLKTADPLDPAVAKWWRGKVKEIYQQVPDFGGFLVKASSEGQPGPQDYGRTHADGANLLADILKPYGGLVMWRAFVYSPNDKDRAKQAYNEFVPLDGKFHDNVIIQVKNGPVDFQPREPFSPLFGALKKTAVMPEFQITQEYLGHEIDLAYLAPMWEECLQSDTYQTGPGSTVARCTNGSVYRQAHSAMAGVSNVGLDTNWTGHDFAQANWYAFGRLAWNSSAKSAQIAEEWLKLTFHDAAGTATQPAAADWNTGFLAPVAQLMLASREAIVNYSMPLGLHHIMSATHGHYGPGPWWAPPGMRADWTPPYYHQAAANGVGFDRTKTGSDAVSQYHEPLASQLNDPTTCPDEYLLWFHHLPWDFKMKSGRTLWDELALHYDHGVQQVQQFQRTWDQARPYVDAERFAVVQNKLRAQSGNAVMWKDACLLYFQQFSRLPIPAAVEPPMHTLEALITYDTPPRPPRPARQP; this is translated from the coding sequence ATGAAAAAATTACTTCTTAGCATCTGCTTGCTCGGCACCGTGGCGAGGCTGCGCGCCGAAGATGGCCACCAGCTCTGGCTGCGTCCGCACGCCACGACGCCCGTGACGGTGGTGGCGCCCATTACCCCCTCTGCCGTGCTCGCCACGGCCAAGCGCGAGCTACAGCAAAATTGGCAAGGCAAGGCCGGGGCCACCGTGACGCTGACGCTCAAAAAGGATAAAGCCATTAAGTACGATGGGTTTCGGCTGAGTGCGCAGGGCGTGCAGGCCAGTACCGAGCGGGGCCTGCTGTACGGGGCGTTTGAGCTGCTACGGCGGCAGCAAACCGGCCAGCCGGTAGCCGATGAGGTTTCCAACCCTTCGTATGAGCTGCGCCTGCTCAACCACTGGGACAACCCCGACGGGTCGGTGGAGCGCGGCTACGCCGGCAATTCCATCTTCTGGCGCAAAGACAGTGCCCTGGTAGTGACGAAGCGTGACCAGAAACTGTGGCAGGAATACGCTCGCGCCAACGCTTCTATTGGCATTAATAGCAGCGTGCTCAACAACGTGAATGCCTCGCCCATGATACTCTCGCCCGAGTATTTGGGCCGCGTGAAAGCCATTGCCGATGTGCTGCGGCCGTACGGCGTAAAGACGTATCTCTCCATCAAGTTTTCCTCGCCGGTGCTGCTGGGCGGCCTCAAAACCGCTGACCCGCTCGACCCGGCCGTGGCAAAGTGGTGGCGCGGCAAGGTGAAGGAAATCTACCAGCAGGTGCCCGATTTTGGCGGCTTTCTGGTGAAGGCCAGCAGCGAAGGACAGCCCGGCCCCCAGGACTACGGCCGCACCCACGCCGATGGTGCCAACCTGCTGGCCGACATCCTCAAGCCATACGGTGGGCTGGTGATGTGGCGCGCCTTCGTGTACAGTCCCAACGACAAGGACCGCGCCAAGCAGGCCTACAACGAGTTCGTGCCGCTGGACGGCAAATTCCACGACAACGTTATTATTCAAGTGAAGAACGGGCCGGTGGATTTTCAGCCGCGCGAGCCGTTCAGCCCGCTGTTCGGGGCTTTGAAAAAGACGGCTGTGATGCCCGAGTTTCAAATCACGCAGGAATACCTCGGCCACGAAATTGACCTGGCCTACCTAGCGCCCATGTGGGAGGAGTGTTTGCAAAGCGACACCTACCAGACCGGGCCCGGCAGCACGGTGGCCCGTTGCACCAACGGCAGCGTGTACCGCCAGGCGCACTCGGCCATGGCCGGCGTGTCCAACGTGGGCCTCGACACCAACTGGACCGGCCACGACTTCGCCCAGGCCAATTGGTACGCCTTTGGCCGCCTGGCCTGGAACAGCAGCGCCAAAAGCGCCCAAATAGCCGAAGAGTGGCTGAAGCTCACTTTCCATGACGCGGCTGGCACGGCTACCCAGCCGGCCGCTGCCGACTGGAATACCGGATTTTTGGCTCCCGTGGCGCAGCTGATGCTGGCCAGCCGCGAGGCCATCGTGAACTACTCGATGCCGCTGGGCTTGCACCACATTATGTCGGCTACCCACGGGCACTACGGCCCTGGCCCGTGGTGGGCACCGCCCGGCATGCGCGCCGACTGGACGCCGCCCTATTACCACCAAGCTGCTGCCAACGGCGTGGGCTTCGACCGCACTAAAACCGGCAGCGACGCCGTGAGCCAGTACCACGAGCCACTGGCTTCGCAGCTCAACGACCCCACCACCTGCCCCGACGAGTACCTGCTGTGGTTCCACCACCTGCCCTGGGATTTTAAGATGAAAAGCGGCCGCACCCTGTGGGATGAGCTGGCCCTGCACTACGACCACGGCGTGCAGCAAGTGCAGCAGTTTCAGCGCACCTGGGACCAGGCCCGGCCCTACGTGGATGCCGAGCGGTTTGCCGTGGTGCAAAACAAGCTGCGCGCCCAGAGCGGCAACGCCGTGATGTGGAAGGACGCCTGCCTGCTATACTTCCAGCAGTTCAGCCGCCTGCCCATTCCGGCCGCCGTGGAGCCGCCCATGCACACCCTGGAGGCCCTCATTACCTACGACACGCCGCCCCGGCCGCCGCGCCCAGCCCGTCAGCCCTAG
- a CDS encoding glycoside hydrolase family 43 protein — MPKFLFGAALLAAVALAAPALRSYGQTNPKPGENPILRDVFTADPAPLVYKDRVYLYVGHDEAKEGQMFNMNDWRCYSSSDMKTWTAHGSIMNVRDFKWATKDAWASQVVARNGKFYFYAAVQEGAPANAKAIGVAVSDSPTGPFVDARGSALVSDKTTPGPNGWDDIDPTVFVDDDGTAWLAWGNPNCYLAKLKPNMTELDGPVQRIEVPNYTEGPWLHKRGNTYYLTYAAFAHQGMWEKLCYATAPRVTGPWTYQGILTEQAKNSYTIHPGIVEFRKQWYLFYHNATLTLPTGESGALGRRSVCAEYLYYNPDGTIQPIAHTVAGLSVPPRQGAQPAPPKRPPSAPKPAPLLPASLGVTLTENTQPRPGQWPGSPVFSTMPNPATLALDNLSFNHKQGVSSLGQTFEVPTDCRLTRLDLFGGDGFGTDARQPVALALYDLGPAAGLAADAPTYSTSNNLLGSANGLNISYTPQAAGILQFDFATANQVVLKAGHRYALELQGVAKSAPLFWRVSRQDTYAGGSAYQNRQPVLLNDKRGYDFALAVYGAPLKK, encoded by the coding sequence ATGCCTAAATTTCTTTTCGGTGCAGCCCTGCTTGCGGCAGTTGCGCTAGCCGCTCCGGCCCTGCGTAGCTACGGCCAGACCAACCCCAAGCCGGGCGAAAACCCCATCCTGCGCGACGTTTTCACGGCCGACCCGGCCCCGCTGGTGTACAAGGATAGGGTGTACTTGTACGTGGGCCACGACGAGGCCAAGGAAGGGCAGATGTTCAACATGAATGACTGGCGCTGCTATTCGTCTTCCGATATGAAGACCTGGACCGCGCACGGCTCCATCATGAACGTGCGCGACTTCAAGTGGGCCACGAAGGATGCCTGGGCCTCGCAGGTGGTGGCTCGCAACGGCAAATTCTATTTCTACGCAGCGGTGCAGGAGGGCGCGCCGGCCAATGCCAAGGCCATCGGGGTAGCCGTATCCGACAGCCCTACCGGCCCGTTCGTGGATGCCCGCGGCTCGGCCCTGGTTTCGGATAAAACCACGCCCGGCCCCAACGGCTGGGACGACATCGACCCGACAGTCTTCGTGGATGATGACGGCACGGCTTGGCTGGCCTGGGGCAACCCCAACTGCTACCTGGCCAAGCTCAAGCCCAACATGACTGAGCTGGACGGCCCCGTCCAGCGCATCGAGGTGCCCAACTACACCGAAGGCCCGTGGCTGCACAAGCGCGGCAACACCTACTACCTCACCTACGCGGCCTTTGCGCATCAGGGCATGTGGGAGAAGCTCTGCTACGCCACCGCTCCGCGCGTGACGGGCCCCTGGACTTATCAGGGCATTCTCACCGAGCAGGCTAAAAACAGCTACACCATTCACCCCGGCATCGTCGAGTTCCGGAAGCAGTGGTACCTGTTCTACCACAACGCCACGCTCACGCTGCCCACCGGCGAAAGCGGCGCGCTGGGCCGGCGTAGCGTGTGCGCCGAGTACCTCTACTACAACCCGGACGGCACCATTCAACCCATTGCCCACACGGTGGCCGGCCTGAGTGTGCCGCCCCGCCAGGGCGCCCAGCCGGCTCCGCCCAAACGCCCGCCAAGCGCCCCGAAACCGGCCCCGTTGTTGCCGGCCAGCCTGGGCGTCACCCTCACCGAAAACACCCAGCCCCGGCCCGGGCAGTGGCCCGGTAGCCCCGTTTTCAGCACTATGCCCAACCCGGCCACGCTGGCGCTGGATAATCTGAGCTTCAACCACAAGCAGGGAGTTTCCAGCCTTGGCCAGACGTTTGAAGTGCCAACCGATTGCCGCCTGACGCGCCTCGACTTGTTCGGCGGCGACGGTTTCGGTACTGATGCCAGGCAGCCCGTAGCCCTGGCCCTCTACGACCTGGGCCCGGCCGCTGGCCTTGCCGCCGATGCGCCTACCTATTCGACCAGCAACAACTTGCTAGGTTCGGCCAATGGATTGAACATCAGCTACACACCCCAGGCGGCCGGGATTCTGCAGTTTGACTTTGCCACTGCCAACCAAGTAGTGCTGAAGGCCGGGCACCGCTACGCGCTGGAGCTGCAGGGCGTGGCGAAGTCGGCGCCGCTGTTTTGGCGGGTGAGCCGGCAGGACACCTACGCCGGCGGCAGCGCCTACCAAAACCGCCAGCCCGTGCTGCTGAACGACAAGCGTGGCTACGACTTTGCCCTGGCCGTGTACGGGGCACCGCTCAAGAAATAA
- a CDS encoding glycosyl hydrolase family 8, which yields MNNRSAFVRRSKRAGLLAVGLLCLGLGPCFGQRRAAPQKPAPKAAFYTNAYPNLLREAGYGQADIDRKVAQAYHDVFEGPNKVYFAVGDSLAYVSDVKNEDARTEGLSYGMMVAVQLNKKEVFDRLWRWSKRYLQHQSGPLEGYFAWSFNPATMKRNAEGPASDGELYFVTSLLFAANRWGNATGINYYQEARRILDASWKKNGTGGVYNLLNTKAKQISFVPVGDMYNWTDPSYHVPAFLEVWAEYARDGHEPFYRACADTARAFLHRACAAPTGLNYDYTEFSGQPRATKWAPPAFRYDSWRVPMNLAMDYVWFGKDRRWQQQYAQRFQGFLRSKGVNTFEDQFNVDGSRPDFILPAGKVKKLRHSLGLVATSATATLMQPTPPQLDFVHALWNAKLTPYDDGYFDPYYDGLLYLFSLMHLSGKYQVIKPQTH from the coding sequence ATGAACAACCGTTCTGCTTTTGTGCGCCGCAGCAAACGGGCTGGCCTGTTGGCCGTTGGCCTGCTCTGCTTGGGGCTGGGTCCCTGCTTCGGGCAGCGCCGGGCCGCGCCCCAGAAGCCTGCACCTAAAGCGGCCTTTTACACCAATGCCTACCCGAACCTGCTGCGGGAGGCGGGCTACGGCCAGGCCGACATCGACCGTAAAGTCGCCCAGGCCTACCACGACGTGTTTGAGGGGCCGAACAAGGTGTACTTCGCGGTGGGCGACTCCCTGGCCTACGTGTCGGACGTGAAGAACGAGGATGCCCGCACCGAAGGTCTTTCCTACGGCATGATGGTGGCCGTGCAACTCAACAAAAAGGAGGTGTTTGACCGGCTGTGGCGCTGGTCGAAGAGGTACCTGCAGCACCAGAGTGGCCCCCTGGAGGGCTACTTTGCCTGGAGCTTCAACCCGGCCACCATGAAGCGCAACGCGGAAGGGCCAGCCTCGGACGGCGAGCTATACTTCGTGACCAGCCTGCTGTTTGCCGCCAACCGCTGGGGCAACGCCACGGGCATTAACTACTACCAAGAAGCCCGCCGCATCCTGGATGCTTCCTGGAAAAAGAACGGCACGGGAGGCGTGTACAACCTCCTCAACACCAAGGCCAAGCAGATAAGCTTCGTGCCGGTGGGCGACATGTACAACTGGACCGACCCCTCGTACCACGTGCCGGCTTTTCTGGAGGTGTGGGCCGAATACGCCCGCGACGGCCACGAACCGTTTTACCGGGCCTGCGCCGACACGGCACGCGCATTTTTGCACCGCGCCTGCGCGGCGCCCACCGGCCTCAACTACGACTACACCGAATTCAGCGGGCAGCCCCGGGCCACCAAGTGGGCCCCGCCGGCCTTTCGCTACGACTCCTGGCGCGTGCCCATGAACCTTGCCATGGATTACGTGTGGTTTGGCAAAGACCGGCGCTGGCAGCAGCAGTACGCGCAACGCTTCCAGGGCTTTCTGCGCAGCAAGGGCGTCAACACGTTTGAAGACCAGTTCAACGTGGACGGCTCGCGGCCCGATTTCATCCTGCCGGCCGGCAAAGTGAAGAAGCTGCGCCACTCGCTGGGTTTGGTGGCCACGTCGGCCACGGCTACCCTCATGCAGCCCACCCCGCCGCAGCTGGATTTCGTGCACGCCCTCTGGAATGCCAAGCTGACGCCCTACGACGACGGCTACTTCGACCCCTACTACGATGGGCTGCTCTACCTCTTCAGCCTCATGCACCTGAGCGGCAAGTACCAGGTGATTAAGCCCCAAACGCATTAA
- a CDS encoding glycoside hydrolase family 43 protein, translating into MKNYLLLLVGLTLWGPAAHAQAPLAHNPVVYADVPDLSIIRVGKTYYMSSTTMHMSPGVPIMKSTDLVNWKLVSYAYDTLTNVDAMTLANGKSTYGRGSWASSLRYHQGTYYVSTFAQTSGRTHVYSTKNIEKGPWKAVSFRPSMHDHSLFFDDDGRVYMLFGAGKIQLAELTADVSALKPGTSSQVIIENASAPAGPNLGLPAEGSQLFKVNGKYYLFNITWPKGGMRTVVVHRADKITGPYEGRVALQDLGVAQGGLIDTPDGRWYSYLFRDYGAVGRIPYLVPVQWEGGWPVLGSPAGKVPEMLPLPANKSLIPGVVASDEFTRRKGEPALPLVWQWNHNPDNQRWSVTKRPGYLRLTTGRVDTSFVMARNTLTQRTIGPVCAGTTALDVAHLQAGDFAGLGVLQRRYGLVGVQASKGGKAIVMVSAESEKPVELQRLPLTQDKVYFKIECDFRDRKDVATFFYSLDGKAWQPVGKPLKMAYTLPHFMGYRFALFNYATQAAGGYADFDYFRITDKLTK; encoded by the coding sequence ATGAAAAACTACTTATTGCTGCTAGTCGGGCTCACGCTGTGGGGGCCAGCGGCACACGCCCAGGCCCCGCTTGCCCACAACCCCGTGGTGTATGCCGACGTGCCGGATTTGTCCATCATTCGGGTGGGCAAAACCTACTACATGAGCAGCACCACCATGCATATGAGCCCCGGCGTGCCCATCATGAAATCGACTGATTTGGTGAACTGGAAGCTGGTGAGCTACGCCTACGACACCTTGACCAACGTCGACGCCATGACGCTGGCCAACGGCAAGAGCACCTACGGGCGGGGCTCCTGGGCCAGCAGCCTGCGCTACCACCAGGGCACCTACTACGTGAGCACATTCGCCCAAACCTCGGGCCGTACGCACGTCTATTCCACCAAAAACATCGAAAAAGGCCCCTGGAAAGCCGTTTCCTTCCGGCCCAGCATGCACGACCACTCGCTGTTTTTCGACGATGATGGCCGCGTATACATGCTTTTCGGCGCGGGCAAAATCCAACTGGCCGAGCTCACGGCCGATGTATCGGCGCTGAAGCCGGGCACCAGTTCGCAGGTTATCATCGAGAATGCCAGCGCCCCCGCCGGCCCCAACCTCGGCCTGCCGGCGGAAGGCTCGCAGCTGTTCAAAGTCAACGGCAAGTACTACCTCTTCAACATCACGTGGCCAAAGGGCGGCATGCGCACCGTGGTGGTGCACCGGGCCGATAAGATTACCGGCCCCTACGAAGGCCGCGTGGCCCTGCAGGACCTGGGTGTGGCCCAGGGCGGCCTCATCGACACGCCCGACGGCCGGTGGTATTCCTACTTATTCCGCGATTACGGCGCCGTGGGCCGCATCCCGTACCTGGTGCCGGTGCAGTGGGAGGGGGGCTGGCCGGTGCTGGGCAGCCCCGCCGGCAAAGTCCCCGAAATGCTGCCGCTGCCCGCCAACAAAAGCCTGATTCCGGGCGTCGTGGCTTCCGACGAATTCACGCGCCGCAAGGGCGAGCCGGCCCTGCCGCTGGTGTGGCAGTGGAACCACAACCCCGACAATCAGCGGTGGTCCGTGACCAAGCGCCCCGGCTATTTGCGCCTCACCACCGGCCGGGTCGATACGTCCTTCGTAATGGCCCGCAACACCCTCACGCAGCGCACCATCGGGCCGGTGTGCGCCGGCACCACGGCCCTAGACGTGGCACACCTGCAAGCCGGCGATTTTGCTGGACTGGGGGTGTTGCAGCGGCGTTACGGCCTAGTGGGCGTGCAGGCCAGCAAAGGCGGCAAAGCCATTGTGATGGTCAGCGCCGAGTCGGAGAAGCCAGTGGAGCTGCAGCGCCTGCCGCTAACGCAGGACAAGGTGTATTTCAAAATCGAGTGCGATTTCCGGGACCGTAAGGACGTGGCCACCTTCTTCTACAGCCTCGATGGCAAAGCCTGGCAGCCCGTGGGCAAACCGCTCAAAATGGCCTACACGCTGCCGCACTTCATGGGCTATCGGTTTGCCCTCTTCAACTATGCCACCCAGGCGGCGGGCGGCTACGCCGATTTCGACTACTTCCGCATCACTGATAAGCTGACCAAGTAA
- a CDS encoding family 43 glycosylhydrolase: protein MIKNLKPWLLAALILASLHQAHAQNPFITNQFTADPTARVFGDRIYVYPSHDIRATPGHGRAGWFVMEDYHVFSSANLTDWTDHGVIVTQNKVPWVKPDSYSMWAPDCIQRNGKYYFYFPSAPRDTAISKGFTIGVAVADKPTGPFVPQPLPIKGVRGIDPNVFIDKNGQAYLYWSQGNIYGAKLKENMLELAEEPKTLGELPTKGLKEGPYLFERKGIYYLTYPHVANKTERLEYATSTSPLGPFTVKGVIMDESPTGCWTNHHSLLQLKNQWYLFYHHNDLSPKFDKNRSVRIDSLSFAADGSIRKVTPTLRGVGLTDARQKIQLDRYSRLSQQGAAIAFLDTANTFQGWKTVFTDAKGWVQYNGVAFGSQKVKAVTLRGASAAGATLQIRLDNAAGPVVAEVSVPKGSAWQEVKAPVGAIRPGPHTLFVAPKSGAAVEVDWVRFE from the coding sequence ATGATAAAGAACCTTAAACCTTGGCTACTAGCAGCACTTATCCTCGCTAGTCTTCACCAGGCACACGCCCAAAACCCCTTCATCACCAACCAGTTCACCGCCGACCCCACGGCCCGCGTGTTCGGCGACCGGATATACGTGTACCCCTCGCACGATATCCGGGCCACGCCCGGTCATGGGCGGGCCGGCTGGTTTGTGATGGAGGACTACCACGTGTTTTCCTCGGCCAACCTCACCGACTGGACCGACCACGGCGTGATTGTAACCCAAAACAAGGTGCCCTGGGTGAAGCCCGACAGCTACAGCATGTGGGCGCCCGATTGCATCCAGCGCAACGGCAAGTACTACTTCTACTTCCCCTCCGCGCCCCGCGATACGGCCATCAGCAAGGGCTTCACCATTGGCGTGGCCGTGGCCGACAAACCCACGGGCCCATTCGTGCCGCAGCCGCTGCCTATCAAGGGCGTGCGCGGCATCGACCCCAACGTCTTCATCGACAAGAACGGCCAGGCCTACCTCTACTGGTCGCAAGGCAACATCTACGGGGCCAAGCTGAAGGAGAACATGCTTGAGCTGGCCGAAGAGCCCAAAACCCTGGGCGAGTTGCCCACCAAAGGTCTAAAGGAGGGGCCGTATTTGTTTGAGCGCAAGGGGATTTACTACCTCACGTATCCGCACGTCGCAAACAAGACCGAGCGCCTCGAATATGCCACCAGCACCAGCCCGCTGGGGCCGTTCACGGTGAAGGGCGTCATTATGGACGAGTCGCCAACGGGCTGTTGGACCAACCACCACTCCCTGCTGCAGCTCAAAAACCAGTGGTACTTGTTCTACCACCACAACGACCTGTCGCCGAAATTCGACAAGAACCGTTCGGTTCGCATCGATAGCCTGTCCTTCGCCGCCGATGGCTCCATTCGGAAGGTGACGCCCACCCTGCGCGGCGTGGGCCTGACCGATGCCCGCCAGAAAATCCAGCTCGACCGCTACAGCCGCCTGAGCCAGCAGGGTGCCGCCATCGCCTTTCTCGACACGGCCAACACCTTCCAGGGCTGGAAAACCGTCTTCACCGATGCCAAGGGCTGGGTGCAGTACAATGGCGTCGCGTTTGGCTCGCAAAAGGTGAAAGCCGTGACGCTCCGGGGCGCATCGGCCGCCGGCGCCACCCTGCAAATCCGGTTGGACAACGCGGCAGGGCCCGTGGTGGCCGAAGTGTCCGTGCCCAAAGGCAGCGCCTGGCAGGAAGTGAAAGCGCCGGTCGGCGCTATCCGGCCCGGCCCGCACACGCTATTCGTGGCGCCCAAGTCCGGAGCGGCTGTGGAAGTGGACTGGGTACGCTTCGAGTAG